TGGGCAGGCCGGTGCGTTCGCAGAGTTCCGCCAACCCGCAGGGGGATTCCGCGATGGTGTGCAGCACCACCATGGCTTTGTCGAGGACGCCGATGCCGCTATGCTGTCTCATAGGAAGATATTAACGTCTCACATGTTGAGATTGCTGCCCGAAATGACCGAATAGAGGCGAATTCGAGATGGGATCCGACACCACGGGGGCCGGCAAGCCGCGCACGCTGGCCGAAAAGGTATGGAGCGACCACGTTGTGGCATCCGGCGGCGGTTCCGAGCAGGGCGGTGCTCCCGACCTCATCTACATCGACCTGCACCTGGTGCATGAGGTCACCAGCCCGCAGGCCTTCGACGGCCTCCGCCTGGCCGGTCGACCGGTGCGGCGGCCCGACCTGACGCTGGCCACCGAGGATCACAACGTGCCCACCGTCGACATCGACAAGCCGATCGCTGACCCGGTCTCACGCACTCAGGTCGAAACGTTGCGACACAACTGCGCCGAATTCGGCATCCGGCTCTACCCGATGGGTGACATCGAGCAGGGCATCGTCCACGTGGTGGGACCGCAGTTGGGGCTGACGCAGCCGGGAATGACGATCGTGTGTGGGGATAGTCACACGTCGACGCATGGAGCATTCGGTGCGCTCGCCATGGGAATTGGTACCTCGGAGGTCGAGCATGTCCTGGCCACGCAGACATTGCCGCTGCGGCCGTTCAAGACGATGGCGGTCAATGTCGAGGGTCGCCTGCCCGCCGGCGTGACGGCCAAAGACATCATTCTGGCGTTGATCGCCAAGATCGGCACCGGCGGCGGGCAGGGCCACGTCATCGAATACCGGGGCAGTGCCATCGAATCACTGTCCATGGAAGGCCGGATGACCATCTGCAATATGAGCATCGAGGCCGGCGCGCGCGCGGGCATGGTGGCTCCCGACGAGACCACTTACGAATATCTGCGGGGTCGTCCGCACGCACCGACGGGTGCCCAGTGGGACGAGGCCATGGCCTACTGGCAACAGCTACGCACCGATGACGGCGCGGAATTCGACACCGACGTCTACCTCGACGCAACCGAGTTGAGCCCGTTCGTCACGTGGGGAACCAACCCGGGCCAGGGGGTGCCGTTGTCGGCGGCGGTTCCGGACCCCGAGCTGATCGCCGACGACGGCGAGCGTCAGGCCGCCGAGAAAGCCTTGGCCTACATGGACCTTCGGCCCGGAACACCGATGCGCGAGGTCGGCGTCGACGCCGTGTTTGTCGGGTCTTGTACCAACGGTCGTATCGAGGATCTGCGCGCGGTGGCCGACGTGTTGCGCGGCCGCAAGGTGGCCCCCGGGGTGCGGATGCTCGTCGTCCCGGGTTCCATGCGCGTGCGCGCCCAGGCCGAAGCCGAAGGGCTGGGTGAGATTTTCACCGCCGCCGGTGCCGAATGGCGGCAGGCGGGCTGTTCGATGTGCCTGGGCATGAACCCCGACCAGCTTGCGCCCGGCGAGCGATGCGCCGCGACGTCCAACCGCAACTTCGAAGGGCGGCAGGGCAAAGGCAGCCGTACGCACCTCGTGTCACCGGTCGTCGCCGCCGCGACGGCGGTCCGTGGAAAACTCTCCGCCCCGGCCGACTTGAACTCACACTGACCAGAATCGAGGACGACGATGGAAGCCTTTCGCACCCATACCGGCATCGGCGTGCCGCTGCGCCGGTCCAATGTGGACACCGATCAGATCATCCCGGCGGTGTATTTGAAGCGCGTGACGCGGACCGGATTTGAG
This genomic window from Mycobacterium saskatchewanense contains:
- the leuC gene encoding 3-isopropylmalate dehydratase large subunit, with the translated sequence MGSDTTGAGKPRTLAEKVWSDHVVASGGGSEQGGAPDLIYIDLHLVHEVTSPQAFDGLRLAGRPVRRPDLTLATEDHNVPTVDIDKPIADPVSRTQVETLRHNCAEFGIRLYPMGDIEQGIVHVVGPQLGLTQPGMTIVCGDSHTSTHGAFGALAMGIGTSEVEHVLATQTLPLRPFKTMAVNVEGRLPAGVTAKDIILALIAKIGTGGGQGHVIEYRGSAIESLSMEGRMTICNMSIEAGARAGMVAPDETTYEYLRGRPHAPTGAQWDEAMAYWQQLRTDDGAEFDTDVYLDATELSPFVTWGTNPGQGVPLSAAVPDPELIADDGERQAAEKALAYMDLRPGTPMREVGVDAVFVGSCTNGRIEDLRAVADVLRGRKVAPGVRMLVVPGSMRVRAQAEAEGLGEIFTAAGAEWRQAGCSMCLGMNPDQLAPGERCAATSNRNFEGRQGKGSRTHLVSPVVAAATAVRGKLSAPADLNSH